A genomic segment from Bradyrhizobium sp. ISRA430 encodes:
- a CDS encoding sugar ABC transporter substrate-binding protein, which yields MPRTLAALRGHSAHFVKTALTCSTLLASAAAFPVQTKAEDINWRQFEGSSIVWAYDIHPYADAVAAQLPEFEKLTGIKVTPELYPDDAYWNKLTIQLSTKSPSWDVVGTGIQPAWDLAPGQLLEPLDGYLNDPKLTSASYDYKDFFPALRDALTWQVNGGQIEAGRGQVWAIPHGFENIQLFYRKDILDKHGIKVPTTPPEMSAACEKLKSADPAITPLGVRGVRFWSSIHTAAISIAKSYGVHDFVVKDGKLETGLDSPESVAFHKDYVEMIKKCAAPSFANDNWYQVVDGISSGRTAMAIDSNMFGFWNDVAGKPASGKIAFAPPLRAPNGQNFESNIWIWSLAMNAASQKKSAAWLFIQWATSKQVELNGAVAGKLVNSPRASTWSDKVWLDYAAKPEFTNFVDTFKSVQGRAALAFTPRAGFAEAMNAWAVAMQKMVNGADVKATLTDLASEIRSSM from the coding sequence ATGCCAAGGACGCTAGCCGCTTTGCGCGGCCATTCGGCTCATTTTGTCAAAACCGCTCTGACATGCTCAACTCTCTTGGCGAGTGCGGCCGCATTTCCCGTCCAGACGAAAGCGGAGGATATCAACTGGCGCCAGTTCGAGGGCTCTTCGATCGTATGGGCTTACGACATCCATCCGTATGCTGACGCCGTTGCAGCACAGCTGCCTGAGTTCGAGAAGCTGACAGGCATCAAGGTGACACCCGAGCTTTATCCGGACGACGCCTACTGGAACAAGCTGACCATCCAGCTGAGCACAAAGTCGCCCTCGTGGGACGTCGTCGGCACGGGGATTCAGCCGGCTTGGGATCTCGCGCCCGGTCAACTGCTCGAGCCGCTCGACGGCTATCTGAACGACCCCAAGCTCACCTCGGCAAGCTATGACTACAAGGACTTCTTCCCCGCATTGCGGGACGCGCTGACTTGGCAAGTCAATGGCGGGCAAATCGAAGCAGGCCGGGGTCAAGTGTGGGCTATCCCGCACGGGTTCGAAAACATCCAATTGTTCTACCGGAAGGACATTCTGGACAAGCACGGTATCAAGGTTCCGACAACCCCGCCGGAAATGTCCGCGGCTTGCGAGAAGCTGAAATCTGCGGATCCGGCGATCACACCTCTGGGCGTGCGGGGAGTTCGCTTTTGGAGCAGCATCCACACGGCCGCAATCTCGATCGCCAAGTCCTACGGTGTGCACGACTTCGTCGTCAAGGACGGCAAGTTAGAGACTGGTCTCGATTCGCCCGAGTCGGTCGCCTTCCACAAGGACTATGTGGAGATGATCAAGAAGTGCGCTGCTCCATCCTTTGCCAACGACAACTGGTATCAGGTGGTCGATGGCATCAGTTCGGGTCGGACGGCGATGGCGATCGATTCCAACATGTTCGGGTTCTGGAACGATGTCGCGGGCAAGCCCGCTTCGGGCAAAATTGCATTCGCTCCTCCTCTGCGCGCTCCGAACGGTCAGAATTTTGAATCGAACATCTGGATCTGGTCCCTGGCCATGAATGCAGCTTCTCAGAAAAAGAGCGCAGCCTGGCTGTTCATTCAGTGGGCGACGTCAAAGCAGGTCGAGCTCAACGGTGCCGTCGCCGGGAAGCTCGTCAATTCTCCGCGCGCCTCGACCTGGAGCGACAAGGTGTGGCTCGACTATGCGGCGAAACCGGAATTCACGAACTTCGTGGATACCTTCAAAAGCGTGCAGGGCAGGGCTGCATTGGCCTTTACGCCGCGCGCAGGATTTGCCGAGGCAATGAACGCCTGGGCAGTCGCCATGCAGAAAATGGTCAACGGCGCGGACGTGAAGGCGACTTTGACCGACCTCGCCTCCGAGATCCGCTCCTCCATGTAA
- a CDS encoding sugar ABC transporter permease, translated as MDLQGIDAIVTLQSSADQLASSKSEQVQKAEQNALDWWSLAAIAPAIIILLGFLFLFFYGVFQSLTDLKFGRPVVRFIGFTNYEVAIKTQDFWNSVRATMAYACSAVLAEAFFGLALAKLFASGVFLARLMRPVILLPLVLPPMSVALMWTTMMDPQNGILNYLLSLVGIGRFAWISDASTAMFSLVLIDIWTYTPFFALIIFAGLQGINDEVREAARVNGARGWATFLHIELPLISPYILIAAVFRLIESLNQFDIIFGTTQGGPGDSTSVLSVRAYITAFQNLAFGRGAALMVVNWMIVLLGAFAMVRLWRLVRHRVS; from the coding sequence ATGGACCTTCAAGGCATCGACGCAATCGTGACGCTACAATCATCGGCAGACCAGCTGGCCTCGTCCAAAAGCGAGCAGGTGCAAAAGGCCGAGCAGAATGCTCTTGATTGGTGGAGCCTTGCCGCGATTGCCCCCGCAATCATCATTCTGCTTGGATTTCTTTTTCTGTTTTTCTATGGGGTCTTTCAATCACTGACCGATCTCAAGTTTGGCCGTCCCGTGGTTCGCTTCATTGGATTCACCAACTATGAAGTGGCAATCAAGACCCAAGATTTCTGGAATAGCGTGCGGGCGACTATGGCGTATGCCTGCTCCGCCGTGCTCGCCGAAGCGTTCTTTGGGCTTGCGCTCGCCAAATTGTTCGCAAGTGGGGTGTTCCTTGCCCGGCTGATGCGGCCCGTCATTCTCCTTCCCCTGGTCCTGCCGCCAATGAGCGTCGCCTTGATGTGGACCACAATGATGGATCCGCAGAATGGGATCCTGAACTATTTGCTTTCGCTCGTTGGGATCGGTCGGTTCGCATGGATTTCGGACGCCAGTACGGCGATGTTCTCGCTGGTTCTCATCGACATATGGACTTACACACCATTTTTTGCGCTCATCATCTTCGCCGGCTTGCAGGGCATCAACGATGAGGTCAGAGAAGCCGCGCGGGTCAATGGCGCGCGTGGTTGGGCAACGTTCCTCCATATCGAGCTTCCCCTCATCTCGCCGTACATTCTGATCGCCGCGGTATTTCGGCTGATCGAATCGCTCAACCAGTTTGATATCATCTTCGGAACGACCCAGGGCGGCCCGGGCGACAGTACTTCCGTGCTCTCGGTTCGCGCCTACATCACGGCCTTTCAAAATCTCGCCTTCGGGCGTGGTGCCGCGCTCATGGTTGTCAATTGGATGATCGTGCTTCTTGGGGCCTTTGCCATGGTGAGATTGTGGCGGTTGGTCCGGCACCGCGTAAGCTAG
- a CDS encoding carbohydrate ABC transporter permease, producing the protein MRFNRSTPASLFLNLLIVACTLILTFPLVWIVMMSLKQQAEVMTWPPRFIFTPTFENFRVLFDAAHAGATSYGTIKVDFLTPVTNSVVISLGAVLVSLVAGVPAGYVLARRDIPMKEDIAFFILGFRFAPALLVVIPLFSVFQTVGLYDTYFGMIWVYQVVTLPMIIWLSRSYIEDIPKDIEEAAAMDGAKPFRVVWHIVLPLLKPGLIGASLLIFLLAWHNFALGLILSSTKAPVTVALLKLLNPGVQFYPVMAAGLVVTMIVPVILIILGQRHLERGLTFGAVK; encoded by the coding sequence ATGCGTTTCAATCGCTCAACGCCTGCAAGCTTGTTCCTTAATCTGCTGATTGTTGCTTGTACGCTGATCCTGACATTTCCGTTGGTCTGGATCGTGATGATGTCGCTGAAGCAGCAAGCTGAGGTCATGACCTGGCCGCCTCGCTTTATCTTCACTCCAACATTTGAGAACTTCCGCGTTTTGTTCGATGCCGCCCACGCCGGGGCAACAAGCTACGGCACCATCAAGGTTGATTTCCTGACCCCGGTCACCAATAGCGTCGTGATCTCGCTTGGTGCGGTGCTCGTATCGCTCGTCGCAGGGGTACCGGCAGGCTACGTCCTGGCGAGGCGTGATATCCCTATGAAGGAGGACATCGCATTCTTCATTCTGGGCTTCCGCTTCGCGCCGGCGCTCCTTGTCGTCATACCGCTGTTCAGCGTGTTCCAGACAGTCGGCCTTTATGACACCTATTTCGGTATGATCTGGGTCTATCAGGTCGTCACGCTGCCAATGATCATTTGGCTGAGCCGTTCATATATCGAGGACATCCCAAAGGATATTGAGGAGGCGGCCGCTATGGATGGCGCAAAGCCATTCCGGGTTGTTTGGCACATCGTTCTTCCGCTTCTAAAGCCCGGCTTGATAGGCGCTTCTTTGCTTATCTTCCTGCTTGCGTGGCACAACTTCGCGCTCGGCCTAATCCTCAGTTCGACGAAAGCACCAGTCACGGTCGCCTTGCTCAAGCTGCTCAATCCGGGCGTTCAGTTCTATCCGGTCATGGCTGCGGGTCTGGTGGTGACCATGATTGTGCCGGTCATCCTGATCATCCTTGGCCAGCGTCATCTCGAACGTGGTCTTACCTTCGGGGCCGTGAAATGA
- a CDS encoding ribokinase, whose amino-acid sequence MFFGTTNLDLCFNVERLPTPGESLMGSLKRNAGGKGANQAVAAARLGLRPSFYTRLGDDDAGRSLLQALREAGVRLDAIALCPGEISGSALVLVGDDGSNIIVIDPGANANVTPSMVEKAAEFIERDAIVVAEMGMPVPALNHLFAMKSGKGFELIFNPAPVRAGLSAAAWRSVDFVTPNQTEAFELTGVEVHDFDSAAHAAGKLLDLGPRAALITLGAQGAYYADASASFALRAFPVKVVDTTAAGDAFNGAFAASLAHRLPIREAIKKALAVAALCVTRRGAQSSMPSSGAVEEFLNSQTILELE is encoded by the coding sequence ATGTTCTTCGGAACGACCAATCTCGACCTCTGCTTCAACGTCGAGCGGCTTCCAACGCCGGGTGAAAGCCTGATGGGAAGCTTGAAGCGGAATGCGGGAGGCAAGGGCGCCAATCAGGCGGTCGCCGCCGCTCGATTGGGCCTTCGGCCGAGCTTCTACACCCGACTTGGCGATGACGACGCCGGTCGATCCTTGCTGCAAGCGCTGCGTGAGGCAGGTGTCCGTCTCGATGCCATTGCCCTGTGCCCAGGGGAGATATCGGGTTCTGCTCTCGTCCTGGTCGGCGACGACGGCTCCAATATCATTGTCATAGACCCGGGAGCCAATGCAAATGTGACACCAAGCATGGTCGAAAAGGCGGCCGAATTCATTGAGCGGGACGCAATCGTCGTTGCCGAGATGGGCATGCCGGTCCCCGCGCTCAATCATCTCTTTGCAATGAAGAGCGGCAAAGGATTCGAGCTCATTTTCAATCCGGCCCCCGTGAGGGCAGGCCTGTCCGCGGCGGCGTGGAGGAGTGTCGATTTCGTCACTCCAAACCAGACGGAAGCTTTCGAGCTCACCGGTGTCGAGGTGCACGACTTCGACAGCGCAGCTCATGCGGCCGGAAAGCTTCTCGATCTCGGGCCAAGAGCTGCCCTGATCACGCTTGGTGCGCAGGGGGCCTACTACGCCGATGCCAGCGCGTCTTTTGCGCTCAGGGCATTTCCTGTGAAGGTCGTTGATACGACCGCGGCGGGCGATGCTTTTAATGGAGCCTTCGCAGCGTCTCTTGCCCACCGGTTGCCGATACGAGAAGCGATCAAAAAGGCGCTCGCGGTTGCCGCCTTATGTGTGACGCGACGCGGCGCCCAAAGCTCGATGCCCAGCAGTGGAGCCGTCGAGGAATTCTTAAATTCTCAAACGATCTTGGAGTTGGAATGA
- a CDS encoding SDR family oxidoreductase yields the protein MTEQFSVADRTVLVTGAGGGIGSAIANAFRQGGANVLATDVNVENLRDILTRLPHGNGILPMSMDVSQEDDVGRVLDEIAKRFGRLDVLINNAGIKSAQALLTGNADRIEKTIQINSVAVLRCAKQTIERFMKSKGGRIVNVGSSLSSQGAVFNYQAGGADYCLSKAIVHDVTKLLAYECAPLKINVNAIAPGIIDTPMHGRPREETEARHSGRIPLGRVGLPEDIAGLAVFLASPAASYMTGQIVHVNGGMLMNG from the coding sequence ATGACCGAACAGTTCTCAGTTGCAGACAGGACCGTGCTCGTGACCGGTGCGGGTGGGGGCATTGGCTCAGCCATTGCCAATGCTTTCCGTCAAGGCGGTGCGAACGTCCTGGCAACCGACGTAAATGTGGAAAACCTCCGGGACATTCTGACGCGCTTGCCGCACGGCAATGGCATCCTGCCTATGAGCATGGACGTCTCACAAGAAGATGATGTCGGCAGGGTGCTTGATGAGATCGCCAAGCGCTTCGGCAGGCTCGATGTCCTGATCAACAACGCCGGAATAAAATCGGCTCAGGCGCTTCTAACCGGCAATGCCGATAGAATCGAAAAAACCATACAGATCAACTCCGTCGCGGTGCTTCGCTGTGCCAAGCAAACGATCGAGCGCTTCATGAAGAGCAAGGGCGGCCGCATCGTCAATGTCGGGTCCTCGTTGTCATCTCAAGGCGCGGTTTTCAACTACCAGGCTGGCGGCGCTGATTATTGCTTGTCAAAGGCCATCGTGCACGACGTGACGAAGCTGCTCGCTTATGAATGTGCTCCGCTCAAGATCAACGTCAACGCGATTGCACCCGGGATCATTGATACACCCATGCACGGGCGTCCGCGGGAGGAGACCGAAGCGCGTCACAGTGGCCGAATTCCGCTGGGCCGGGTCGGATTGCCGGAGGATATCGCAGGCCTCGCGGTGTTCCTGGCCAGCCCCGCGGCCTCCTACATGACCGGGCAGATCGTCCATGTGAATGGCGGGATGCTGATGAATGGTTAG
- a CDS encoding HAD-IIA family hydrolase — protein sequence MVSTGSNVNWPPIEGIISDLDGVVYRGSTAIADAIEAFTRWREAGVPFCFVTNNSTHTPEDVVRKLRGFGLPIAPSEVVTSAITAAELIRANYPQLTRIYVIGAPSLVTAMRDVGLEVTDRTPEAVVMGLDRDITHEKMRIAVEAILNGAVFIGTNPDLLLPTASGFEPGAGATIAAVAAATQVQPSIVGKPQVPMIETALSRLGTNRGSTIMIGDQVSTDIQAGKRAGLATVLVTTGVPTRQDPSLMAPDFIVSSLREIEVSAARAAEVRQRRA from the coding sequence ATGGTTAGCACCGGCTCAAACGTGAACTGGCCGCCAATAGAAGGGATCATCTCGGACCTGGATGGCGTCGTCTATCGTGGCAGCACCGCAATCGCGGATGCGATAGAAGCATTTACGCGATGGCGGGAAGCCGGCGTGCCGTTCTGTTTTGTGACGAACAATTCCACGCATACCCCTGAGGACGTCGTCCGCAAGCTGAGAGGATTTGGTCTTCCGATCGCACCGTCAGAGGTCGTTACAAGTGCTATCACCGCCGCAGAACTCATTCGAGCGAATTATCCGCAGTTGACGCGAATCTATGTCATCGGCGCTCCCTCGCTTGTCACAGCCATGCGCGATGTTGGGCTGGAGGTCACTGACCGAACGCCCGAAGCCGTTGTGATGGGGCTTGACCGGGATATCACGCACGAGAAGATGCGAATTGCCGTTGAGGCGATCCTCAATGGCGCTGTCTTCATCGGAACCAATCCCGATCTTCTGCTGCCGACGGCCAGCGGCTTCGAGCCTGGGGCTGGTGCGACGATTGCAGCTGTGGCTGCCGCTACGCAAGTGCAGCCTTCGATCGTCGGAAAGCCGCAAGTGCCGATGATCGAGACGGCGCTCTCACGCCTTGGTACGAACCGCGGTTCGACCATTATGATCGGAGACCAAGTTTCTACGGATATTCAAGCCGGAAAGAGGGCGGGTCTTGCCACGGTGCTTGTTACAACCGGCGTCCCGACGCGTCAGGATCCGTCCTTGATGGCCCCCGACTTCATCGTATCGAGCTTGCGCGAAATCGAGGTAAGTGCTGCTCGCGCGGCCGAGGTGCGACAGAGGAGGGCATAA
- the ugpC gene encoding sn-glycerol-3-phosphate ABC transporter ATP-binding protein UgpC, which yields MANVRLEGLKKAYGTIEILRNLDLTIDHGEFVVFVGPSGSGKSTLLRMIGGLEPISGGRLLIDNELVNDIDAADRNLGMVFQSYALYPHMTVRENLAFPLRMAKASKAEIAAKIAKTASLLQIDHLLDRKPRQLSGGQRQRVAIGRAITREPKVFLFDEPLSNLDTELRVQMRVQIAKLHKQLGNTMIYVTHDQVEAMTMADKIVVLKDGKIEQVGSPHDLYHNPASRFVAGFIGSPKMNFLGGKVEAAHEHGLDVRLEAGSTISVPVQPDQMLVGKPVTVGIRPDDFSSPAPNQQEISIGLEVDFVEHLGSVTYIYGFAGDETVVARAPKSGSRKGAGKLTLTAAPADCHLFMSNGKALRRLQAPATWS from the coding sequence ATGGCCAATGTTCGCCTGGAGGGCCTGAAGAAGGCCTATGGGACTATCGAGATCTTGCGAAATCTCGACCTGACCATCGATCACGGCGAATTTGTCGTCTTCGTTGGTCCGTCCGGGTCAGGCAAATCCACGCTTCTGCGCATGATTGGCGGGCTCGAGCCCATCAGCGGTGGGCGGCTCCTCATCGACAATGAGCTCGTCAACGACATCGATGCGGCCGATCGCAACCTCGGCATGGTCTTTCAGAGTTACGCTCTCTATCCGCATATGACGGTGAGAGAGAACCTGGCCTTTCCCCTGCGCATGGCCAAAGCCTCGAAAGCCGAGATCGCCGCCAAGATAGCCAAAACAGCGTCGCTATTGCAGATCGACCATCTATTGGATCGCAAGCCTCGACAACTTTCAGGCGGGCAACGCCAGCGCGTCGCAATCGGGCGCGCCATCACGCGAGAACCAAAAGTGTTCCTGTTCGATGAACCCCTGTCCAACCTCGACACCGAGTTGCGCGTGCAAATGCGGGTTCAGATCGCCAAGCTCCACAAGCAGCTCGGAAATACCATGATCTATGTGACGCATGACCAGGTCGAGGCGATGACCATGGCCGATAAGATCGTCGTCCTCAAGGACGGCAAAATCGAACAGGTCGGCAGCCCCCACGATCTATATCACAATCCGGCCTCGCGTTTTGTGGCAGGATTCATCGGCTCGCCGAAGATGAACTTCCTGGGCGGCAAGGTCGAGGCAGCTCACGAGCATGGCCTGGACGTCCGACTGGAGGCCGGTTCTACAATCTCCGTTCCGGTCCAGCCGGACCAAATGCTAGTTGGCAAGCCGGTCACTGTCGGAATCCGCCCGGATGACTTCTCCTCGCCGGCACCCAACCAGCAGGAGATCTCCATTGGACTCGAGGTGGATTTCGTTGAGCATCTCGGTAGCGTCACGTACATCTACGGTTTTGCTGGAGACGAAACGGTCGTCGCCAGGGCGCCAAAATCCGGCTCGCGCAAAGGCGCCGGAAAGCTCACCCTGACCGCCGCTCCAGCCGATTGCCACTTGTTCATGAGCAATGGAAAGGCGCTTCGGCGGTTGCAAGCGCCTGCGACTTGGAGCTAG
- a CDS encoding phosphoenolpyruvate hydrolase family protein — MKGAGIRQFFRNSRSFVLGAGIGSGMTARAAERAGADFVLALNAGRFRAMGGASPASILPIRNSNEFVAGFGRTEILPNTKLPVFFGTCTFDPELDLDRWLDRIIKWGFAGVTNFPSVIHIDDDRRSLLEKSGLGYSREIELLVKAAKRGLMTIAYTRSQSEARRMVEAGAEAICINFNLNRAVESGSDPSISLSELAARTNAVARVAQTVNKSTICLLGGGPITKPDELLDICRETGIQGFIGGSSLDRVPLEMSVLEVTSGFKTIHLLREKVDLLERKLQLSGFRHGVIAQSSAMKRVLEMTKRVAATPSPVLIWGEAGSGKRRIASLVHAFSDRRHAKATLFHCRPGPAMDTLGPFFGAERLESGRRQLSLLEASSDGAVLLLHVDQLSREGQERLADYLETGGFTPLNGVTVMRSHARIIATATVARGAGLETVLCPRLLDLFTGLDVQLPSLPDRLEDLPQLVQHFTVEAKGDSSAQTLTIENSAFLALAGHDWPGNLRELRQVVNQLVTLPSSHITGEVLKPLLQPPSGARPAASLSERDWIIEGLKRNRLHRGKTARSLGLSRKTLYNKIKKLRILE; from the coding sequence GTGAAGGGAGCCGGCATCAGGCAGTTCTTCCGGAATTCCCGTTCGTTTGTCCTTGGTGCGGGGATCGGATCGGGCATGACGGCCAGGGCCGCGGAGCGGGCGGGCGCCGATTTCGTGCTCGCACTCAATGCTGGCCGTTTTCGTGCCATGGGCGGGGCCTCGCCCGCCTCCATTCTTCCAATCCGCAATAGTAACGAGTTCGTAGCGGGGTTCGGACGGACCGAGATCCTGCCAAATACGAAACTGCCGGTCTTCTTCGGCACCTGTACATTTGACCCCGAGCTTGATCTGGATCGATGGCTCGACCGGATCATCAAATGGGGATTTGCTGGCGTGACCAACTTCCCGTCGGTCATACACATCGATGATGACCGCAGGTCGTTGCTCGAGAAGTCTGGCCTTGGCTATTCCCGGGAGATCGAGCTCCTTGTTAAGGCTGCAAAACGCGGCCTGATGACGATTGCCTATACTCGCAGTCAATCTGAAGCGCGTCGAATGGTCGAAGCCGGCGCCGAGGCCATTTGCATCAACTTCAATCTAAACCGCGCGGTTGAAAGCGGGTCCGATCCGTCGATCAGCCTGTCTGAACTTGCAGCGCGTACGAATGCCGTTGCGCGCGTTGCTCAAACCGTCAACAAGAGCACCATCTGCTTGCTTGGGGGCGGCCCGATCACAAAGCCGGACGAGCTCCTGGACATCTGCCGCGAAACCGGAATCCAGGGGTTCATCGGAGGCTCTTCGCTGGACCGCGTGCCTCTGGAGATGTCGGTCCTCGAGGTGACGTCGGGCTTCAAGACCATCCACCTGTTGCGCGAGAAGGTGGATCTGCTCGAAAGGAAGCTGCAGTTGAGTGGCTTCAGGCACGGCGTGATCGCGCAATCCTCGGCAATGAAGCGCGTCCTCGAGATGACCAAACGCGTTGCGGCAACCCCAAGCCCAGTCCTCATCTGGGGAGAGGCCGGCTCCGGCAAGCGTAGAATAGCAAGCCTGGTTCACGCGTTCAGCGACCGCAGGCACGCCAAGGCGACGCTGTTTCATTGCCGACCCGGTCCGGCGATGGATACACTCGGCCCTTTTTTCGGCGCCGAGCGCCTTGAGAGTGGCAGACGCCAATTGTCGCTCCTGGAGGCGTCGAGCGACGGCGCTGTCTTGCTGCTGCATGTTGATCAGCTTTCGCGCGAAGGCCAGGAGCGCCTCGCCGATTACCTGGAGACAGGCGGGTTTACCCCTCTGAACGGGGTAACTGTCATGCGTTCCCACGCCCGGATCATTGCGACCGCGACGGTGGCCCGAGGCGCCGGCCTTGAAACGGTTCTGTGCCCGCGGCTTCTCGACCTTTTTACCGGGCTGGATGTCCAGCTACCTTCGCTACCCGACAGGCTTGAAGATCTGCCGCAACTCGTTCAACACTTTACCGTCGAAGCCAAAGGAGATTCCAGCGCCCAGACGCTCACGATAGAAAACTCTGCATTCCTTGCGCTCGCCGGGCACGATTGGCCAGGCAATTTGCGCGAGTTGCGGCAGGTCGTGAACCAGCTCGTGACCCTGCCATCAAGTCACATCACCGGTGAGGTGCTAAAGCCGTTGTTGCAGCCACCTTCAGGCGCACGGCCCGCGGCCTCGCTGTCGGAGCGAGACTGGATTATCGAGGGCCTAAAGAGAAACCGGCTTCACCGCGGCAAGACTGCTCGCTCTCTCGGGCTTTCGCGCAAAACCCTCTACAACAAAATCAAGAAACTGCGGATCCTCGAATAA
- a CDS encoding AAA family ATPase gives MIQIEEIEIVEFRGIRHLKRSLGRRSLGVAGPNGTGKSGIVDAIEFALTGNITRLGGTGTAELSVKAHAPHVDSSKKPENALVRLKV, from the coding sequence ATGATCCAGATTGAGGAAATCGAGATCGTCGAATTCCGCGGCATCCGTCATCTGAAGCGTTCGCTCGGGCGCAGGAGCCTCGGCGTCGCGGGACCGAACGGTACCGGCAAGAGCGGCATCGTGGATGCCATCGAGTTCGCCCTCACCGGAAACATCACCCGGCTCGGTGGCACGGGTACGGCTGAACTGAGCGTCAAGGCGCACGCCCCGCACGTAGATTCGAGCAAGAAGCCCGAGAACGCGCTGGTTCGCCTCAAGGTCTAG
- a CDS encoding DEAD/DEAH box helicase encodes MRAVYLASDEPAYLDERARVLLAEGREAFRSLELEKTNVLQEEKDVHVFLWRGSQVTAVFGAAAAMVGLPGHVHDLGLTLSETTVETARSTLASLADVASDAARVAGAVQNIAAGKFKDQVPGELAKSLWVRQNVADIDAIPKINLTQKLLFFGC; translated from the coding sequence ATGAGGGCTGTCTATCTCGCATCGGACGAACCGGCTTATCTTGACGAACGGGCGCGGGTTCTACTGGCAGAGGGACGGGAGGCTTTTCGGAGCCTCGAGCTTGAGAAGACGAACGTGCTTCAGGAGGAGAAGGACGTCCACGTCTTCCTGTGGCGCGGATCGCAAGTCACGGCTGTATTTGGAGCTGCAGCCGCCATGGTGGGCCTTCCGGGCCATGTGCATGACTTGGGCCTGACCCTTTCCGAAACAACCGTTGAGACGGCGCGATCCACGCTCGCGAGTTTAGCGGACGTCGCTTCGGACGCTGCCCGCGTAGCCGGGGCAGTCCAAAACATCGCCGCGGGGAAATTCAAAGATCAGGTGCCGGGCGAATTGGCGAAAAGCCTGTGGGTTCGGCAGAATGTCGCGGATATTGATGCGATCCCGAAGATCAATCTTACTCAGAAGCTCTTGTTCTTCGGGTGTTAA
- a CDS encoding DUF2130 domain-containing protein produces MNFKAIAAGASTEPTLQCPNCNHEIHLTESLAAPLLAETRQRFQEQLASKDAELARKVEALRLEREQLTREREQLEDRVAQRLAIERAQLASSEGRKAREAAAAELQAKEAEAAELRASLANNNLKLAEAQKQQAELMRQQRALEEEKRELDLTIEKRVHASIGEIQTKARQDADEAARLRVAEKDQTIESMARTIEELKRKAEQGSQQSQGEVLELELEELLRGRFPTDLIEPVGKGELGADVMQQVNGSISQPAGIILWESKRTKAWSDGWLAKLRDDQRRCGADVALIVSLALPKHVEHFDLIDGIWVAHPRCALPVAVALRQGLIDVNSSRMVQQGQQTKMEQVYQYLTGTKFRQRVDAVVEKFNEMREDLDKERKFLGRQWAKRETQILAVIESTVGMVGDLQAIAGKAMPEIPSLEVPMLEAAGERDWKVG; encoded by the coding sequence ATGAACTTTAAAGCAATCGCAGCCGGCGCTTCAACTGAACCGACCTTGCAATGCCCCAACTGCAATCACGAGATCCACCTGACGGAATCATTGGCTGCTCCGCTGCTCGCGGAAACGCGTCAGCGCTTTCAGGAACAGCTGGCGAGCAAGGACGCCGAGTTGGCTCGAAAAGTCGAGGCGCTGCGGCTGGAACGCGAGCAACTTACGAGGGAACGCGAGCAACTTGAAGACCGGGTCGCACAACGATTGGCGATAGAGAGGGCGCAACTTGCCTCTAGCGAGGGAAGGAAGGCGCGCGAGGCGGCTGCCGCTGAGCTACAAGCGAAGGAAGCGGAGGCTGCAGAGCTAAGGGCCAGCTTGGCCAACAACAACCTCAAGCTGGCCGAGGCCCAGAAGCAACAAGCCGAGTTGATGCGACAACAACGAGCGCTCGAAGAGGAAAAGCGGGAGCTCGACTTAACCATAGAAAAACGCGTGCACGCATCCATCGGGGAAATCCAGACTAAGGCAAGGCAGGATGCCGACGAAGCCGCGCGCTTGCGCGTTGCGGAAAAGGACCAAACAATCGAATCCATGGCCCGCACGATCGAAGAGTTGAAGCGCAAGGCCGAGCAAGGTTCGCAACAGTCGCAAGGTGAGGTTCTCGAACTTGAGCTGGAGGAGTTGCTCCGGGGAAGGTTTCCCACAGATCTGATTGAGCCTGTCGGCAAGGGTGAGCTCGGTGCCGACGTGATGCAGCAGGTGAACGGCTCGATCAGTCAACCCGCCGGCATCATCCTATGGGAGTCGAAGCGGACTAAGGCATGGAGCGACGGCTGGCTTGCAAAACTTCGCGATGATCAACGCCGCTGTGGCGCGGACGTGGCGCTTATCGTCTCACTGGCTCTACCAAAGCATGTAGAGCATTTCGATCTCATCGACGGCATCTGGGTTGCTCATCCGCGATGTGCGCTCCCGGTTGCAGTGGCTCTCCGCCAGGGACTTATCGACGTCAACAGTTCGCGCATGGTTCAACAGGGACAGCAGACCAAGATGGAGCAGGTCTACCAATACCTGACCGGCACAAAATTCCGCCAACGGGTGGATGCCGTGGTCGAGAAGTTTAACGAAATGCGCGAGGATTTGGATAAGGAGCGCAAATTTTTGGGAAGGCAGTGGGCCAAGCGCGAAACGCAAATATTGGCCGTGATCGAATCGACCGTCGGCATGGTTGGTGACCTGCAAGCGATTGCCGGCAAGGCGATGCCGGAGATTCCCAGTCTAGAGGTCCCAATGTTGGAAGCCGCAGGCGAACGTGACTGGAAAGTAGGATAA